Within Paramormyrops kingsleyae isolate MSU_618 chromosome 24, PKINGS_0.4, whole genome shotgun sequence, the genomic segment TCAAGATTACCTACTGTTTACAAAGAAGAAAGATCAATGCTGATCCAGTTACTGTCCACCTGATGATCTCTTCGCCACTCAAGagctacaatattttatttattgggcCCGCGGCatggttttcatttacaatacaaaTTCCGCTAATAACCTGGCTGGTTGTTTCATTGCTGGCATCGTTAGAACTATATCAATTATAGGCTGAATTccgatatagttttgtctaatatcaccgGTTCCAGCCATGCCGCGCTATTTTGTAAGGCATGCACTGGACAATCAtcttctctcataaatattaatgagacatCTCCAACCACCCTGCAAAAAGGAAATTTGCCACCCCCCGCACACGAGGCAACATGGCTGCGTCTAACAGCAGAGCTATGGAGCCTCTGGAGAAACACGCAGCAAAAAAGGCTCGCACGTGGTCTTTGGGAAAAATGCGTTAAGGTTCCCAACTCTGGCTGTCCTGGCCAAATCatacctgtctgtgtctgcaacGTCAACCCCATCTGAGCGCCTCTTTTCGGCAGCTGGGAACATTGTCACAAAAAAAAGAGCAACCCTAACTGTCTCATGTTATTGTGACTtgaatttttcttattttttggTTCATGCACTTATATCTCTTAAGATTTGCTTGTTTGATTTTAAGATTTTTGTTAATAATGCCCTAATGattaagaaatgttttaataaattgaaatgGTAATGAGAATTTGAGatttgtgtgcgtgtgggaggggggtgaaTTGTTGTATTACTTGAAGtttgaagtttattgtcatatgtacaaagtacagcgtacagagcacaatgaaattcttacttggaaacccctccctcacagacaaAACATAAGACATGATACACAGAAGACATAGAAGACAAAGTAGTGCAGCagcaataaataacaaataggCATGATATGATACATGATAAATGACATGATAAATGCATAATGAGAATGTGCATGATGTAAAGTGTCAGTGCATAGTGCGGAGTAAGTTGCGTAGTATAGTGTAAAGTGATAATGCAGTTTACGTTGTTTTTGTTCCAGAATTACACATAGTGTGAGGAACAGATTTATTGCACATAGAGAGAGAACCACAGTTACTGTGTGTTGAATAGCCTTGATGGCACTGGGCACTATTATATGACTGACTTGAAAATAATTGCTTATCAATAAATTTATCATCAGATCAATAGAAAAAatagttgttagattagtcgAATAATCGAAAAAATAATCGCTAGATTAATCGTTTAAAGAATAATTTGGGACAGTACTACTTACGACGATCGACTGGTTACGGTTAAAATGAGACATTTTTTCACGTTATGTTTACAGACATTCTACAAATAATCTCGTGACCCCCACTTTGTGAACTGCTGTGCTAGGATAAGCTAACCGTGGAATTCAACTTTTACCTCAAAACTTCCTACTTAAATCTCAAAAGTTTATTTTGACTCTAATCTCAAAACTTTGAAGTTAAATCtcaaaatatttcacatttatttgcttttaaGTTGCCCTAATGCTCCTCTGTAGATTTTACTcaccaactttttttttttacaaataatatgaaaatataaataagtTGGGAGCATTAAGATCTGCAACTCACCTCACCATCATGCTCagcaaacaagcttgatggtaTCAGAATGAACTTTTTTTCAGCAGTAATGCTTGCATTTGATTGGCATCCTAGATTAGAATTCTAAAACTAGATGCATCCAATGACCGAAGAGGCCAAATATTCTAAACATGACTGACTGCCATAATAAAATTTTATGAAATAAAAAGTATCATATAATATTattgataaaaatataaataatatatttttgcaAGTTTGATGCTAGGCACCTGTGGTTTCCTTTGCATTGCCGGGCAAATCCAGTCCACTTACTACTTCTAAAAATCCAGGTCAAATTTTTCGATTGTTCTTAAGAAATTGCCGGTCGACCCGCATTTTGGGAATTCAGTCTGCTTACTTTTCCTTTAAAGGCCCGTGTCCCTAAACAATCCAGACCATAATTTTCCAGGTGACTTAGCTCGGTGGAAAAGGTGTAGTTGTGATGTCACACTCACTTTGGGGTGTCTTGATTACATGTTTTAAGGGTGATTGCAGCAGAAGTTGAACCTGTCTGTGTCATGTGCGGGTGGAAGTGCGAAGTCATTTGACAGGGGCTACCTGGGACAAGATGAGCCTCAGGTAGGAAAACATGTCGCCTCAAGGGTGTAAGCATGCGGCCTGATGCAAACGGAgaatttaattatattatttctTCATTAAAGTTAGGAAAGTAAAACAAATCTTGCTTAAGGTATAATTTGTAATTAAAGCTATTaaaggccagcaggtggcagtgttGTTACAGAACAAATGCTGACATGCTGGTCAATCCaaacagtattgtagcctgcaaaaataacatataagcgaaaatatctatgtattatAGACTCATGTGCATCATGTGcaaattgtcatcatcacatTGTGTTCAGTATGTCGGGGGTACCTTATAGTGCTTTCGATTATtactctccaagtcggaactcggatgaaaacgtcacgaaacgtcacgaaaaacgtcacttcccgtcggaaacacagctcttttatgacgttgatgtcggacaagattttgttgtccgagttgcccccgtgatgtaatttcaacatggcggcttacacactcaacagtaattctattttataaatctttaaaaatgtttattttgttaaatgtattcatatttataaatgtaactgcacgtgttcgacttagagaataccatatcatgaccgtaaacagtatcctatcatgcaatatcagatttttaccagacttcttagtgtctttggtttgtttgtagtttgtttgcctctcgaaaaaagaatattgctatgaatgtgctaaaatattttataaaggttttaatgtggtttgactagttcgtgtttcttgtttgtttgtctctcggaaaaaaataatctcagTCCAactctgctaaaatataaagcaacaacacacagcagcgtgttcatggaggcagccatgtttgttccgggatgtggtagctcgaacgggagattgtcggacgtgatgtcactgaACTCGGAATTTGCGAGTTCCGAGAAataaacgaacgcaccattagataaccgcctcaacaaacattcacatacacgtctgaatccttgctgaagcgtGTCGTCGTGTTCTGTCTTTCACGCTCGTCAAagtatggatagcttagatctatctgatttgattttgtgttaaacggactttttcgtttcaattcaaaattcatgtaggcctagcgcttgtcacgttgagaggtgcataaaaaaataattgtgtgcaATTTATCACGGGTACGGAGGGTAACGGGCGGAATgttaacgggcccgggcaggtgcggatttaactttgaaataatcacgggtgcacgggcgggtgtggtgctgtactgtgcgggtgcgggcaggtgcaggtctccaaaagtggacccgtgcaggaGTCTGTCTCTGGGTACCGCCACTATGACCGACATCAGTAAAGAAAGTACTTCTATGTACCACTAGAGGGAGCGCACGTACCATAGTTTAAGAACCACTGAGTTTATGATTTAAAATCTTTGTGGTATTAGTAACTTTAGGTCTTCAAAGGTAAGAAAGATAATTTTAATATCAAACACTGTAATTAGGGAGGTAAATGAAAACAGTTCCCCGTGCTTTATCCTGTGGAGGGGCAACATTATTTTGGCCTTCCTCATCTCCCCCAGTTAAAATTAAGTATGGAAAAGCAGTGACTGTCCCTTCAGGCGCAAATTAAACAGAAGCATTAACTGTTAGCGCATTTGTTAGCGTTGTGACGTCGTGTCAGCAGGTGGCTCTCAGGTCAGACATTCAGGACGCAGTCTGAGGAGGggtcagcagggggagctgtgggGTCAGACATTCAGGACGCAGTCTGAGGACGggtcagcagggggagctgtgggGTCAGACATTCAGGACGCAGTCTGAGGAGGggtcagcagggggagctgtgggGTCAGACATTCAGGACGCAGTCTGAGGAGGggtcagcagggggagctgtgggGACGGGAGCGGCTCCTGTCTCCTGGACGTCAGCATCCACGCGAAGCGTTTTCTCCGCCGTGTTCTCGGCCTCCTCCATCATCTTCTCCATCTCGGTCTCCATCACCTCGCTGGGCTTCCCGACCCTGATCACGTCGGCATTTACACGGTGTGGGTAGGCTGGCCAGACTGAGCTGAGCTGGTCGCGGAGGTTCCGGACCTGGCAGGCCAGCgtgatggtggacaccagcagCGCCGTACAGATCAACAGCACGATTCCCAGAGCCAGCAGCAGCCAGCCAGTGTGTAACCTACCCCCAGGGCTCAGAATGGGGGTGGGGCTATGCTTAGAGGGAGTGGTCTTGAGACTGGTGGTACGAACAGTAGTGAGGTTGGTGATGCTGGTGATGGTGGTCACATTGGTGACATCGCTGGTGACACTGGTGGTATCTACTGATTGGATTTTGCCGCTGTACTCGTTCTCCCCATCGTCGTCGCTGTTCTTGGTCACACTGTCCTTGTCATTGTACCCAGAGGTGACCCCAGCATTGGATCCATGTATCACCAACCCAGCCACAAGGAGAGCATGTAAGATCCAGTTATCCATACCTGTGAGGAGTGGAGCACCAAATAGTGTAAAGTCACCAGGACTCTAGCATGTCCCACACACATTGGGTCACTTTCACTTTGAGCGGCACTGTCTCCACCACaaaacccctcccccacccatcCAGAccgacaccgacaggattcatagTGCTCATGCGTTTCTTTTAATGACTGCAGTCAATATatcaactgaactaaacatcaaaacatttctttttatgcagtgtatctttctgggcttctgtaagatatttttgtctgcttttcaggtggttttccgacgcgcgctctctgtccgctggtgggagtgtgctcaccggTGTGTGCGCACACGTGTCTGTGCCCGTGCATCGGGGCGGAACTGCACCACacgcgatacagagagcagaggagaatagTAAACGCGCGACCGTGtcgagacaaaaatgacaagctgttgtgtaaataagataaataacataatgctatttagtttgtttaataaaaggacaatgtatagacctgttctataggaaaggtaaccttaaatgacttctgttgtgatctggcgctatatagaaaattaaattaaattaaattaacttgaccttcaagggggggcgggAGATGCTGTTGGGGGTGCggggcgcccccctaatataatggtaggggaaacattGTATTCCGTGTCAGATCCAAGGGGTACATTTGAATGTGTGTATTTCGACAGGTGTGTGTTCAGACTGGATGCAGATGTGTGGTGCTGtgaggtgtgtgtctgtgtaaatAAGTGTTTTGTTGTCATACAGtaatgtgcaaaagtcttaagcagccaaaggaaatgtttaaagctatttatcttggTAGTAAATGTATATGTGCTCCAAACAAAAACACTATTTAGCATTAGAGCATATGCAAATCACTGTAGTAGtgctactgtaatgccctcctgtCTGGTTAACCATCCGGATCCTTACATgcacttcagctggtacaaaatgcagcagccggAGTtcttacaaacattaaacaatgtGATCATATTAGCCCTGTTCTATGTTCCCGTCACTGGCTTCCAGGTAAGTCTCAGATTGActacaaaatactgctattaacttataaagcactgaatggccttgcaacAGAATATCTTAGAAATCTACAGGCCTCTTACAAGCCTCTTCACCTGCTTCAGtctcaaggagcaggatatctgttagtacctagagCAGAAAGAACTACAGCAGGATGGAGATCATTCTcttatagagctcctcagctgtgcaATAGTCTTCCAGTAAATGTGTGAGATTCAGGTTGACTCAATATTCAAATCTAggctaaaaacacacctgtttagtttagcttatagggactctagttctagctctagctaactgctcactcccagtcagacctatagtgtgaggtgtagagctgggtggggatcggtgccattggctttggataaactgaactgtcagtctgtcactctagcttcacacccccttgtgAAATTGGAGTGCTGACGTTCAGGGACCCCCCATGCCTGCGTTCCCACCTGACTCTCCCTCCTACTGATGCTGCCAAAGCCATATCTGCTGGAGCTTCCAtactgcactcacctaactgtttacactgcctctagtctcccctacttgGGCTAATTGCACagtttattcccccccccccccccttggttgTGCGGCCTGGAGACCCCAAATTATCGAGTTACCCTGCTTACCCTGCTGCCTGCAACATCTCCAGTACTTGTCGCGTTTTTCCgacctgctcgcccttctgggTCTGACGTCTCTCCTTCCTGCCCTGCTGCTGTGCCACcgttcatcctgccatctgaTGCAGCACCAACATCTGCCTGCCACCCGCTTTGAAACTGAAATCTTAAGATTTTACAGTGTAAACTGggatttttgtcattttgtgcCCATTTGactttgacttcctctgccagtccctggaggttgggctccccctttgagtctggttcctcccaaggtttcttcctcctagggagtttttccttgccactgtcgcctctggcttgctcgcTGGGGGCTTTTGGCTGGCATAATAATAGTAaggtgctttgagacaatgtaatgttgtgaaagtgcactatacaaataaaaatgacttgaattgaactgaaagaGTAACGCAGTAACACAACACAAACTGGAATATCTTAGGTTCTGCTGAAAGTCACTGACATCTTgctggacggctagatgaacgccgcttcagttcccaaagctctcctcaggggcacctcagccgttccatgcactcattaaatttcaccaccagctcacttaattaattaagttaattagttaataactcaatgaggtattgattaccCTAAATACCAGGGTGCTAGTGGTTGAGACATATTGGACGGTTGCAGCAAGTACTGGGGAGACTTTAGGAGAgattttgaaatggttaagctgACATGCTTTGATAGAAAAAAACTCATAGTTTCAGCTCAGCATGAAGATAATTTAACCAACACTTTCTTTGACTggctaagacttttgcacagtacatCAGTAATATACATCTGTTTCAGCGAATATGCCCCCCACTCTTGCTTTGaaattagcccccccccccttgctcaGTTCACCACCCCCAGTCAGAGAGACAGCTGACTGTATAAATGAAGCCACTCTCAGTTAGATCCTCCCCCCTCCTGGGGACCTTAGGCAACTTTACTCATgacaacaaacaaaaagagGAAGTAACTCACGTTTGATTTAGCAGAGtgaccgaccccccccccccccccgcgtatTACCGACAACCCAGTGCCCCATAAGCCAAAGCACACTTTACCTGCCACGATTTGTCGGCCGTGTACCAAGCGGGCTTCTGTGTGTGTCGGGGAGGAATTTGCTCTGACTGGGCGAGTGTGTCGTGCTCAAACCCATGACACACTTCCTGTCATCCCCTCACTTCTGCTTTGATTTCCTTTCTGGGGGATATTTGAGACGCCTACGGACTCACGCATgtgaaatgacatgtacagTGATGCCGATCGTTCTTGCACGCTTCCTATCAGAAATCTAACTCACTGATCCAAAGCGATTTACAGATGAGGCAAatactaaccccccccccccctccgcccccctgcTTCAAAACCAACTTCCTTTGAAAGTGGTTTGTGGTTTTCCTATAATTCACCTACCAGAACGCAGCTGGCCGTCTGAATGTTCTGGTGGATTTCTCATGCCAGTTGGGGCGTGTGACATCAGACGGCAAAAATGACCCCCCTCCCAGTCTCAAAATCTACCCAGAGGGACCTATCGATATGGTTACCAGAACGACACCCTCAAAATTTTTCTGCCTAATCTGATGTAAATCATGGTGTCTGATGTCTGGTGCACCCACTACATCTAATTATCAGTCACATATAAACTGTCCTTCAGACCTTTCTGTGACAAAGTTAAGTGAATAGGATATAAAATATATCTTACTCTCCAAGTAGTTTGATTTGGTGAAGTTTTCATAATCGACTTGAGGGAGTCTTGAAGAATTTATTGAACTCTAATAACGGTCTTGGTGCCTTTTTGCAATAGATGCATATGGGTCTGTGGTTGAATGTGTCATAGTTTGGATGCCTTGACTATTTTTAATAATGTTCCATCAGTCAGGAACTACGGTTCTGAACAGAGACGATGTATTATGAGCAGAGTTTGTGTGAAGGTTGCTAAACGCCCTCTAGTGTCCTCTTAGTGCTGTTAACGATCATATCTTTGACCTTTTTCACAGGGATTAGAAGAAATCATTCTTTGGCCAGTCCGAGTCAAGTCTTGAGTCAAAACATTGCAGTCTGAGTCAAGTCTCGAGTCATTTACCCTCAAGTCCAAGGTGAGTCCAATATATTTGAGGTAAGTGACACATGTTTCTATTCAAGGCGCCCTAGTAGAATGTAACCAGGTTTGAAGCTATTATGCATATTCATTTATCATTTATGTGAAATCTGACATTAATTCGCCTCGGGGGACTGTGTTTAAAACCCAGCAGACTTATTGGTGATACTTATTTGATATATCTGGCACATTTCTTTAATTTTTCTGGAGTTCCTATAATGCGTTTATgtaggtttgaagctgacacccTCCTTTACTTATTTTTATGCAAGTACCTATGTCGAAATTTATAGGCTAATTTTGCCTTGGGACTGTATGTTTAAACTGTAACAATCTTTTTGCTGATGCTTGTTTGAAGTATCTGATCTTAATAATGCACAGATGATGTAATTAACGAGGGTTGAAGATGGGACAACCAATCAcagggtacactcacacacacaaaccagagtacctgggcGAAACctcacaatgacacggggagaacatgtaaactacacacacatggagccgtgacagagactcgaacccaggtcccacagGTGTGAGGTAATGGTGTGAAACACAGTGCCACCCCATAATATTATTGTATGGTTGTATAATATCACTGTCACTGTTGAATCCAGAACTTGTGggtcactgtgccccccccccccacaggaagtcagacagtccctgagCCTGATACTGTAAGTAGGTGGCTACAAACCTTAAGGTCCAGCAGAGATGATGTAGCCTGTCAGGTAAACGGCAACTGACCGGCCCTGCAGATGCTTCCATAAACGAGACAGCAGACATTAATACTTTTGTGGTATTTTATTCCAAGTTAAAACAAATCTTGCTTAAGGTATAATTTGTAATTAAAGCTTTTaaaggccagcaggtggcagtgttGTTACAGAACAAATGCTCACATGCTGATGCTTCAAACCTGTGGAGGGAAACAGCCGTTGTAACTTTAAGGCCTGAATTTTTCCGGCATACGACTGTTAGCTGCTTCATAAACGGTTAAAGTGGTGGCTCTCCAACTTGATGTACCTCCTCAAAAAATATCAGGCTCTCTGTCTATCAACATTTTGGGCCATGTCACTAAAATAAATACTTCCATCTACCACTAGAGGGGGCTCACATACCATAGTAGTATAAGAACCATTGAGTTAAAGATTGAAAATCTTTGCCGTAAATGTAACTTTAGTCCTTCAAAGGTAAGAAAGACgatattaataataaagagTCTGAGGAGGGGTCTGCAGGGGGATCTGTGGGGACGACGGCGGCTTCTGTCTCCTGGACGTCAGCATCCACGCGAAGCGTTTTCTCCGCCGTGTTCTCGGCCTCCTCCATCATCTTCTCCATCTCGGTCTCCATCACCTCGCTGGGCTTCCTGAGCCTGATCACGTCGGCATTTACACGGGGTGGGTGGGCTGGGCAGACTGAGCTAGGCTGGTCGCGGAGCTTCCGGACCTGGCAGGCCAGCgtgatggtggacaccagcagCGCCGTACAGATCAACAGCACGATTCCCAGAGCCAGCAGCAGCCAGCCAGTGTGTGACTTACCCCCAGGGCTcaggttgggggtggggctatGCTTAGGGGGAGTGGCCTCGAGGCTGGTGGTGAGAAGGCTGATGACACTGGTGGTAACTGGTGATTCGATTTCGTTGCTGTTGTTGCCGCTGTTGTCGCCGCTGTTGTCGCCGTTGTAGTCTTCATCATCCTCGGGGGGGTCCCTGGCATGTGACACATGTATCACCAGCCCAGCCACGAGGAGAGCATGTAAGATCCAGGAATCCATGCCTGTGAGGGGCGGAGCACCAAATAGTGTAAAGTCACCAGGACCCGGCGCATAATTTAGGCCACTTTCAATTTCACTGGCACTGTCCTTCCCCCAtccaaccgcccccccccatttgGGGAAGTCTCCCGTTATTGCTCCCAATGACTTTCGGAGGATCATTAAGAATGCAGTGATGAACAATCACAAATTAATTAATGCTACAAATATTAAAATCCACAGAAATACAACCTTATCCATAAAAGCCAGAATTATATCCATGTTTTTTTAACTAACATGATTCCTCGGTGAAGCAAACAATACCTACATTTATTCGGCTTATCTTCCGTACGCCGGGGTCAGATCCggggggtgtgtgagtgtgtgtatttCCATGTGTGTGTTCAGGCGGGATGCAGATGTGTGGTGCTGtgaggtgtgtgtctgtgtaaatGAGTGTTCTGTAGTTATACATCAGTAATATACATCTGTTTCAGCGAATATGCCCCCCAGTCTTGAATTTAAATTACTCCCCCTCCCCGTTGAGATCCTCACCCCCAGTTAGAGAGACAGCTGACTGTAGAAACAAACCCACTCTCGATCCTCCCCCCTACGGGGGACTTTACTCATCTTTACTCatgtaacaaacaaaaaaaaaggttgaaaCTCACATTTGATTTAGCAGAGTGACCCCCCCCCGGTATTACCGACAACCCAGTGCCCCATAAGCCAAAGCACACTTTACCTGCCACGATTTGTCGGCCGTGTACCAAGCGGGTTTCTGTGTGTGTCGGGGAGGAATTTGCTCTGACTGGGCGAGTGTGTTGTGCTCAATCCAATGACACCCTTCCTGTCATCACCTCACTTCTGCTTTGCTTTCTTTTTTGGGGGATATTTCAGATGCCTCTGGACTCCGAGGGTTGTGTCACACATATGAAATGACGGTGTACAGTGATGGTGACTGTTCTCGCACGCTCTGTGTAGTCCGACTGCCACCTGATCTCCTGAAGTGACGGTGTCCTCGTGTCGACAACCCAGCCCATCCCCCCAGGTTTAGAACAGGCCACCTGCTGGTTCATCACGCCCTGAAACTGCCCCGTGTAAGTGATCTCTTCTGATGATGCTGCTTTGGTTGCAGTACTGGCACCTcagaatgcttcttttcacatatcccatcatgctctcctttgagatacacacacatatatacagttgATAGTGAAGCCTGTGATCTGAGCGGAGGGTCAGACATTTATCTGGCACCTCTGCCGTATTTTGAGGAGTTTGGGGCATCAAAGGCCCAACAGA encodes:
- the LOC111860833 gene encoding uncharacterized protein codes for the protein MDNWILHALLVAGLVIHGSNAGVTSGYNDKDSVTKNSDDDGENEYSGKIQSVDTTSVTSDVTNVTTITSITNLTTVRTTSLKTTPSKHSPTPILSPGGRLHTGWLLLALGIVLLICTALLVSTITLACQVRNLRDQLSSVWPAYPHRVNADVIRVGKPSEVMETEMEKMMEEAENTAEKTLRVDADVQETGAAPVPTAPPADPSSDCVLNV
- the LOC140582330 gene encoding uncharacterized protein, which translates into the protein MDSWILHALLVAGLVIHVSHARDPPEDDEDYNGDNSGDNSGNNSNEIESPVTTSVISLLTTSLEATPPKHSPTPNLSPGGKSHTGWLLLALGIVLLICTALLVSTITLACQVRKLRDQPSSVCPAHPPRVNADVIRLRKPSEVMETEMEKMMEEAENTAEKTLRVDADVQETEAAVVPTDPPADPSSDSLLLISSFLPLKD